A single window of Coffea eugenioides isolate CCC68of chromosome 7, Ceug_1.0, whole genome shotgun sequence DNA harbors:
- the LOC113778072 gene encoding 15.7 kDa heat shock protein, peroxisomal-like — MALFGDPFRRFFWSPTIYRTSPGSSALLDWIESPDAHIFKINVPGFSKDEIKVQVEEGNVLVIKAEAKEEGGGQGKEKDVVWHVAERGGGITGKAAGFSREIELPEDVKADQIRASVENGVLTVVVPKDTTPKSSKVRNVNVTSKL; from the exons ATGGCTCTATTTGGTGACCCCTTCAGGCGATTTTTCTGGAGTCCCACCATTTATCGCACGTCCCCAGGGTCTTCAGCCCTCCTCGACTGGATTGAATCCCCAGATGCCCACATCTTCAAAATCAACGTTCCAG GATTTAGCAAGGATGAGATAAAGGTACAAGTGGAAGAAGGGAATGTATTGGTGATAAAGGCGGAAGCAAAAGAGGAGGGTGGTGGGCAGGGGAAGGAAAAAGATGTGGTGTGGCACGTTGCCGAGAGAGGAGGAGGGATTACAGGAAAGGCAGCTGGGTTTTCCCGGGAGATTGAGTTGCCGGAGGATGTGAAGGCGGATCAGATCAGGGCAAGTGTGGAGAATGGTGTGCTTACCGTGGTTGTACCAAAGGATACAACTCCTAAGTCTTCTAAAGTCAGGAATGTTAATGTCACTAGCAAGCTGTAG
- the LOC113777746 gene encoding uncharacterized protein LOC113777746 has product MALEWVVLGYAAGAEAIMLLLLTVPGLDPLRKGLLSVTRSLLRPFLSIVPFCLFLLMDIYWKYETRPTCESAESCTPSEHLRHQKSIMKSQRNALLIAAALIFYWLLYSVTGLVVRIEQLNKRIEKIKAQD; this is encoded by the coding sequence ATGGCATTAGAGTGGGTGGTGCTAGGCTACGCTGCTGGAGCTGAAGCAATCATGCTTCTACTCCTCACAGTTCCCGGTCTCGACCCTCTTCGCAAGGGTCTCCTCTCCGTGACCCGCAGTCTCCTCCGACCCTTTCTCTCAATCGTCCCGTTTTGTCTGTTCCTGTTAATGGACATCTACTGGAAGTACGAGACCCGACCCACTTGTGAATCCGCTGAATCCTGTACCCCATCTGAGCATCTCCGTCACCAGAAGTCCATCATGAAGTCCCAGCGTAATGCCCTCCTCATCGCCGCCGCTCTCATCTTCTACTGGCTGCTTTACTCCGTCACTGGTCTGGTTGTTCGTATCGAGCAGTTGAACAAGCGGATTGAGAAGATCAAGGCTCAGGATTGA